One part of the Chloroflexota bacterium genome encodes these proteins:
- the ispF gene encoding 2-C-methyl-D-erythritol 2,4-cyclodiphosphate synthase encodes MTQKRIGQGHDLHRLEAGGPLRLCGIDVDAPFEAVGHSDADVGIHALVDALLGAAQLGDIGRTFPDTDPAHADANSADLLWEVHNRVRSLGWRIENVDLTIHLERPRLAPYASQFAARLGGITNVTPYRFNIKAKTAEGLGPVGDSAAVAADCVVLLTKMGR; translated from the coding sequence ATGACCCAGAAACGCATCGGCCAAGGCCACGACCTGCACCGCCTCGAGGCCGGCGGGCCGCTGCGCCTTTGCGGAATCGACGTCGACGCGCCGTTTGAGGCGGTCGGTCACTCCGACGCGGACGTGGGAATTCACGCGTTGGTCGACGCCCTGTTGGGAGCCGCCCAGCTGGGGGACATCGGTCGGACATTCCCGGACACCGATCCCGCCCATGCCGACGCGAACTCGGCCGACCTCCTCTGGGAGGTCCACAACCGGGTCCGATCCCTGGGCTGGCGGATCGAAAACGTCGACCTGACCATTCATCTGGAACGCCCGCGCCTGGCGCCCTACGCATCCCAATTCGCGGCCCGGCTGGGCGGGATAACCAACGTGACGCCCTACCGCTTCAACATCAAGGCCAAGACCGCCGAGGGTCTGGGGCCGGTGGGGGATTCCGCGGCGGTGGCCGCCGACTGCGTCGTGCTGCTTACCAAGATGGGCCGCTGA
- a CDS encoding IS110 family transposase, with protein sequence MNQSCCVGIDVAKASFEVATDRDRETSRFAYTASGIGKLLRKLAAQRPVALICMEATGGYERKLAIVLAEHGYRVAIVNPARTRRFADASGNLAKTDRLDAISIARFARVMNPPTWRQPDPAQAEIKELTTRRLQLVGQRSREKNRRDKAASPVAADQIRSSIAWTTEQIERLEKAIGELIARSVDLKARYDLLRTVPGVGPVLASSAIAYLPELGTLNRRELAALVGVAPYSRESGSYSGKRSIRGGRSRMRSALYMGALSAARFNPDIKPLYERLVEAGKPRKVALTACARKLLLMLNAVVRQGRPWTQLL encoded by the coding sequence ATGAACCAATCCTGCTGCGTCGGGATCGACGTGGCCAAGGCGAGCTTCGAAGTCGCCACCGACCGCGACCGGGAGACGTCCCGCTTTGCCTACACCGCCTCCGGAATAGGGAAGCTGCTCCGGAAGCTGGCGGCCCAGAGACCCGTGGCCCTCATCTGCATGGAGGCCACGGGCGGTTACGAACGCAAGCTGGCGATCGTGCTGGCCGAGCACGGCTACAGGGTCGCGATCGTCAATCCGGCCCGCACCCGGCGCTTCGCCGACGCCAGCGGCAACCTGGCCAAGACCGACCGGTTGGACGCGATCTCCATCGCCCGCTTCGCCAGGGTGATGAACCCGCCGACCTGGCGGCAGCCCGACCCGGCCCAGGCCGAGATCAAGGAGCTGACCACCCGGCGCCTGCAGCTGGTCGGCCAGCGCAGCCGCGAGAAGAACCGCCGCGACAAGGCCGCGAGCCCGGTCGCGGCGGACCAGATCCGGTCCAGCATCGCCTGGACAACCGAGCAGATCGAGCGCTTGGAGAAGGCCATCGGCGAACTGATCGCCAGAAGCGTGGACCTTAAGGCCCGCTACGATCTGCTGCGTACGGTTCCCGGCGTCGGCCCGGTGCTGGCCTCCTCGGCGATCGCCTACCTGCCGGAATTGGGAACCCTTAACCGTCGTGAGCTGGCCGCGCTGGTGGGGGTGGCCCCCTACAGCCGTGAGAGCGGCTCCTACTCCGGCAAGCGCTCCATCCGCGGCGGGCGGTCCAGGATGCGCAGTGCGCTGTACATGGGCGCCCTGTCGGCCGCGCGCTTCAATCCCGACATCAAGCCGCTCTACGAGCGCCTGGTGGAGGCCGGCAAGCCCAGGAAGGTGGCCCTGACCGCCTGTGCGCGCAAGCTGCTGCTGATGCTCAACGCGGTGGTGCGGCAGGGCCGGCCCTGGACGCAGCTGCTGTAG
- the folB gene encoding dihydroneopterin aldolase, which yields MVFHAYHGAHPEEKSLGQRFLVDLTVEGDFSEAGRSDNLADAVDYGPIYRAVREIMESESVNLLEHLGERICQAVLALSPRIRRVEAAITKPSAPVAGVLAGATVTIRREAPHSDN from the coding sequence ATGGTCTTCCACGCCTACCACGGCGCCCATCCGGAGGAAAAGTCGCTTGGACAGAGGTTCCTGGTGGACCTGACCGTGGAAGGCGATTTCTCCGAGGCCGGCCGATCGGACAACCTGGCCGATGCAGTCGACTACGGCCCCATCTACCGGGCGGTGCGCGAGATCATGGAAAGCGAATCGGTGAACCTGCTCGAACACCTCGGAGAACGGATCTGCCAGGCGGTGCTTGCGCTTTCGCCGCGAATTCGCAGAGTGGAGGCGGCGATCACCAAGCCTTCGGCGCCAGTCGCCGGGGTGCTTGCCGGAGCAACCGTGACGATCCGACGCGAGGCACCGCACTCCGACAACTGA
- the ispD gene encoding 2-C-methyl-D-erythritol 4-phosphate cytidylyltransferase, translating to MHREPSSPDCVAILLAAGSARRFGADKLQSRLGGRPLLAWALGTLLASPAIGAVQLVGSESNLGWLAELASDGSDAKLLDPCPGGRVRSESTLAGLEAAGGEWTWALVHDGARPFISSAMIDAGLATARDVGAAIAAVPAQDTVQIVNEQGLIDRTPPRSNAYLAQTPQIARRQLLLEAHRRFASELERFTDEASVLRAVGQPVGVFAGDRNNLKITGPGDLALARAILAEFEN from the coding sequence ATGCATCGCGAACCATCGAGTCCCGATTGCGTCGCGATCCTGCTGGCGGCCGGATCCGCGCGGCGTTTCGGGGCCGACAAGCTGCAATCGCGCCTGGGCGGTCGCCCGCTGCTGGCATGGGCGCTCGGGACCCTGCTTGCAAGCCCCGCGATCGGCGCAGTGCAATTGGTCGGCTCGGAATCCAATCTGGGCTGGTTGGCCGAATTGGCCTCCGACGGCAGCGACGCCAAGCTCTTGGATCCCTGCCCGGGCGGACGGGTTCGGTCCGAATCCACGCTCGCCGGCCTGGAAGCGGCCGGCGGCGAATGGACCTGGGCGCTGGTTCACGATGGGGCGCGCCCGTTCATCAGTTCGGCGATGATCGACGCCGGACTGGCGACCGCGCGCGACGTCGGGGCGGCGATCGCGGCCGTGCCCGCCCAGGACACCGTGCAGATCGTAAACGAGCAGGGACTGATCGATCGGACTCCGCCCCGCAGCAACGCCTATCTTGCCCAGACTCCGCAGATAGCGCGCCGCCAACTGCTGCTTGAGGCGCACCGCCGGTTTGCATCCGAACTGGAGCGGTTCACCGATGAGGCCTCGGTTCTGCGCGCGGTCGGCCAGCCGGTCGGGGTTTTTGCCGGCGACCGCAATAACCTGAAAATTACCGGGCCCGGAGATCTGGCCCTGGCGCGGGCGATCCTGGCCGAATTCGAAAACTGA
- a CDS encoding cysteine--tRNA ligase has product MGLRIRDTATRELIAVAEGDGPVTLYACGMTPKDKPHIGHARVFVMVDVLRRWLEYSGQEVQHVQNFTDVDDKIIERAQAQGRDPLELARANSDAYFSVMDRLEVRRAHLYPRVTDNMEAIIAAIGELIERGHAYATSSGVYFQVSTWPQYGYLSGRRGEDQLAGARVAVDEEKRDPRDFALWKHHKPGEIFWESPWGQGRPGWHIECSSMIRAHLGPEIEIHAGGSDLIFPHHENECAQAEAGFGVERFVRCWFHVGILRIGGEKMGHSLGNFLTLESLLDAYEPAVLRYYLVSTHYRSLVDFGDDSLPQAEAALARLRGPLRIEPAAAGSADAELAAAAGRAKAEFAEAMNDDLNTTRAVAAVFGLAREINRHAGSVSAAGLEKVVATYRELVGVLGVDLEPAAQQDDGDAGALLDLLLELRTRLRAEKNYAAADQIRTALGDLGYVIEDSPAGSSWRRA; this is encoded by the coding sequence CTGGGACTAAGAATCCGCGACACGGCCACGCGCGAGCTGATCGCCGTGGCCGAAGGCGACGGCCCGGTCACGCTTTATGCGTGCGGGATGACTCCCAAAGACAAACCCCACATCGGGCACGCCCGAGTTTTTGTCATGGTCGACGTCCTGAGGCGCTGGCTCGAGTACTCCGGGCAGGAAGTCCAGCACGTCCAGAACTTCACCGACGTCGACGACAAGATCATCGAGCGCGCCCAAGCCCAGGGCCGCGATCCACTGGAACTGGCGCGGGCCAACTCGGACGCCTACTTCTCGGTGATGGACCGCCTGGAGGTACGCCGCGCGCACCTCTATCCGCGGGTGACCGACAACATGGAGGCGATCATCGCCGCGATCGGCGAGCTGATCGAGCGCGGCCACGCCTACGCCACGTCGAGCGGCGTCTATTTCCAGGTCTCGACCTGGCCGCAATACGGATATCTCTCGGGTCGGCGCGGCGAAGACCAGCTGGCCGGGGCCCGGGTGGCGGTAGATGAGGAAAAGCGCGATCCGCGCGATTTCGCGCTCTGGAAGCACCACAAGCCGGGTGAGATCTTCTGGGAGAGCCCCTGGGGACAGGGGCGGCCGGGCTGGCACATCGAATGCTCCTCGATGATCCGAGCCCACCTGGGACCCGAGATAGAGATCCACGCCGGCGGGTCGGACCTGATTTTTCCGCACCACGAGAACGAGTGCGCCCAGGCCGAGGCCGGGTTCGGAGTCGAGCGATTCGTGCGCTGCTGGTTTCACGTCGGAATCCTGCGCATCGGGGGCGAGAAGATGGGGCACTCGCTGGGCAACTTCCTCACCCTGGAATCCCTGCTGGATGCCTACGAACCGGCCGTGTTGCGCTACTACCTGGTCTCCACCCACTACCGCTCGCTGGTCGATTTCGGGGACGATTCGCTGCCTCAGGCCGAGGCCGCGCTGGCGCGCCTGCGCGGCCCCTTGCGCATCGAACCCGCGGCCGCGGGGAGCGCCGACGCGGAACTGGCCGCAGCTGCCGGGCGGGCCAAAGCCGAGTTCGCGGAGGCCATGAACGATGACCTCAACACGACCCGGGCGGTGGCGGCGGTGTTCGGGCTGGCCCGGGAAATCAACCGCCACGCCGGGAGCGTTTCGGCGGCGGGACTGGAAAAAGTCGTTGCAACCTACCGCGAGCTGGTTGGCGTGCTGGGAGTGGACCTGGAGCCGGCCGCGCAGCAGGATGATGGAGACGCCGGCGCGCTGCTGGATCTGCTGCTGGAACTGCGAACCCGCCTGCGGGCGGAGAAGAACTACGCCGCGGCCGACCAGATCCGTACCGCGCTCGGCGATCTGGGCTACGTCATCGAGGACTCGCCGGCCGGCAGCAGCTGGCGACGCGCCTAA